In the genome of Pyrobaculum islandicum DSM 4184, the window TATCGATATTGTAATTGTAGGCGCAGAAGAGACAAGGCTAGAGGTTAATGACATGTATATACTTAAAGTTTCACTGCCGGTGGACATATACAAAGTTATGCGAGAGACCGCACTTGCACAAATCTTCAGCGACCCCTCGTTAGCCGAGGTGTGGTCTGTGCCTCCCGACGTTAAGCCAGATGGCCTTGCTTACGAGCTCTCTCTAGCTCTTTTGAGACGGCTTGTAGATGTTTTTGTGGCTAAAGTACGCCCAGATTTAGTGCTAGAAAGAACTAACGTCGAAGTTGTCGAAGGCGAAACCCTAGTTTCTACGCTTGTAAGAACTCTGGCCGTGGACTCTTCTGTCAGTCTTGCAGTAGCTGGACATATGTCAGATGCGCTACGTCTTCTGAAGAAATTATCACAACATCCAATATACAAAATTTACAGGCAGTTTTGGGATTTCGCGACGGCGAATTTTAAGTACTTGCCTATATACAACTGGCTCCTCCTTATGTACGGTTAGTCGACAAGACCCTCCTCTGTAATTCTAAATGAGACCTCGCCCTCTGGGTGATATGGGCTGTCAAAGATCTTTGCAATTCTGATGTTCTCCTTAGACTTTCTAAGCCATAGACGATAAGTGGCGCCGTGTGCTAAAATATTGCCTCCAGCCGGCCTCAGCGGATTTCCAAAGAAGACGTCCGGCTGAGCCATCACCTGGTTCGTAATCACCACGGCCACGTCGTAGGCGTCCGCCAGACGCAGGAGGTCAGCCACGTGTTTGTTTAGCTTCTGTTGTCTCTCGGCTAAGTTCTCCCTCCCCGGGAACTCGGATCTGAAATGGGCGATGACGGAGTCTACGATGAGAAGCGCCACGTTGTGTTGTCTAATTATAGACTTGGCTTGATCCACTAGAATCATCTGGTGGTCTGAGCTGTAGGCTCTGGCGTAGAAGATGTTGTTGAGGGCTTGGTCGGGGTCTAGCCCCCTGGCCTTCGCTATTTGCATTATACGCTCGGGACGGAAGGTGTTCTCGGTGTCGATGTATATGGCCTTTGCGCCGAGGCCGCCCCTCTCCTCGGGCAACTGCACCATGACGGCGAGCTGGTGGCAGAGTTGTGTCTTCCCAGAGCCGAACTCCCCAGCCACCTCGGTCACAGCACGCGTCTCAATGCCTCCGCCTAGTAATTCGTCAAGAGCTCTAACGCCGGTGGATATACGCCTAATCTTTTTTCTTCTCTCATAAACCTCAAGAGCCGAGACAAATGAGTGAAGACCAAGCATCTTTCTAGCCGCCTCCACGATCTGTTGTGCCCTCTCCTCATTGCCTACAATCTCTGCCAGCTCTTTAACAGAGGCAAAAGCCACATCTCTAACGGTGAAGAACCCCCTCTCCTTCAGCTTAGCGCCAGTCACCCTCCCTACGCCCTCAAGTTCCTCTACGTCGAGGTCGGGGGTTATCTCCACTCTGGCTTGAGCAACCTCGGCATCTTTTCTCTTCTTAGAAGACACGTATAGATTTTGGGCTTGGGGTATATATTCTTAACGAGTTTAAAGTGATATACTTTTAGGATTTATATAAGGCAGATGACGAAAACTTACCACTCAGAAAAGTGATGAGGGGGTCAGGGACGGATATATTTTAAGACACTTGCCGTAACCCTACAGTGTCTCTTAAACGTAGACTTCAAAACGTGATACCTCCAGAGCTATTAGATAAAACTCCAACTTCATTTGAGATTATTGGCTCTAGAGGCGGCGCCGTGGCTATCGTAGAAATACCGCCGGAGCTAGAGGTATATAAATATCAGATAGCTAAAGCAATTACAGAGACTAATAAACATGTTAAGGCTGTCCTGAGAAAAATAGGAAGCCGCACAGGCGAATATAGGCTTTATAACTTCGAAGTTCTAATAGAGGGACCCACTGAGGTTATTCATAAAGAGCATGGATATTATATCAAGGTAGATCCCACAAAAGTTTTCTTTTCTTCTAGAGATCAAACAGACAGGTTAGATATAGCCAGCAGAGTTGGAAATGGAGAAAGAGTTCTATACCTCTTTGCCGGAGTCGCCCCATATGCTGTGGCAATAGCGAAATTTGCAAAACCGAAGATCATAGTCGCCGTAGAGCTAAATCCTTGGGGTTTTAAATACATGCTAGAAAACTTTCGCATAAACAAGATAAAAAACGCAGTGGCAATACATGGAGATGTGGCAACAGTTGCGCCTTTATTTAGGAAGAAGTTTGACAGGGTTATTATGACTCTCCCTTTAGGCGCCTATAAGTACCTTCCTCTGGCGCTTGACTGTATAGACAGAGGAGGCGTTGTACACTTCTATCACACAGGTAGAGAGGAAGAGCCATTTAGAGAAGCCGAGGAGATTGTAAAAAACATATGCCCGACGTGTCAGATAGTTGGAAGAAGAGTTGTTAGAGACTACGCACCGGGGGTATACAAGGTTAGAGTTGATATCTATAAGCCCTAGAAGAACCTTGGGGTTTCTCCTTCTTCACTTCTTCTTCTTTGAGGAATCTGCGGCTTTTGCTGAATATAGAGTAGCAAGACGCTAGGCACTTTACCCTCTTTTGCAAACTTAGAGAGAAGCTCCTTATACTCGGAAGTGTGTGCTATATCTACTTGGACAAACCTTATAGCGACTTCTCTTAACATGTTTTCTAGTCTTCTTAACATGTCTTCAGGCATTACAGACGTTACGACAGGATTGCTTAACCAAGATTCAAAATCTTTTAACACTCTGGCTATATATCCTAACATTGCTTGGGCAGAATAGAGTAGCTCGAGTCTGTCGGCTGTTTTCATAGCTTCTCCATGACTTTCAAGCTCTTTTACCTGTCTCTCCTGCTCTCTTATCCACTGCTCTAACCGCTCCATCATGGATTCCAGATATTCAAGAACCGCCTCCGAAGTTGGAGATTTATGAGACATAAGTCATAATCCGGTAGCAGTATATAAACCTTATGTAAAAAGCACAACTAACGCCACAGGCACTAGAAAGATGGCACTCAGTATCAAGCCGCCTACCCTCTTGTAGATCCTTACGGCAGATTGAATTTTCCTAAACCCTTCCTCGCCCAATACTTCTGCTTCAACTTCTACTCTCCTATACGACACGGAGTGCGCGGCAAGAAAGCGCTCTGCCTCTGCAACAGCCACATCCACAGTCTCTATTATGCTACGGTGGTTAACATACTCGCCAACAATTCTGTACCCACGTCCAAGCCCCACGCCAGTGGCTCTATGAGTGTCTGTTGTAACAACCTCTACCACTCTATACCCACGTTTCCTATATGTATTTACTATCTCTGTATAGAGGTCGCTATTTAAGTTGTTGCCGTCAAAAACTACTAACAACGCTTTTTCTCCATCACACTCATTTACTATCGCCGTAATGCCGCCAGGCCCTATCTCATAGCCAAATGGATCTAGGTGTTTTGCGCTTGTCTTGCCTATGCCGATAGAAAATGAGTTACACAGCGGTGACTCTTGTATCTTTCTAAGTCCATCAGAAAGAGCTTTTACATCTTCGTTTCGCCATTGTACAACGCCGTCAAATTTATTCTGTGCGTCAACTAATATGAAATGGCCGGTGTCTACTTGTCTAGCAACCCACAACGGTATGTCGTCAGATGCCGACTTTAGCCGGCCCACTATAGCAAGAAAAGGCATAGCACCTAGACTAAAC includes:
- the radA gene encoding DNA repair and recombination protein RadA — its product is MSSKKRKDAEVAQARVEITPDLDVEELEGVGRVTGAKLKERGFFTVRDVAFASVKELAEIVGNEERAQQIVEAARKMLGLHSFVSALEVYERRKKIRRISTGVRALDELLGGGIETRAVTEVAGEFGSGKTQLCHQLAVMVQLPEERGGLGAKAIYIDTENTFRPERIMQIAKARGLDPDQALNNIFYARAYSSDHQMILVDQAKSIIRQHNVALLIVDSVIAHFRSEFPGRENLAERQQKLNKHVADLLRLADAYDVAVVITNQVMAQPDVFFGNPLRPAGGNILAHGATYRLWLRKSKENIRIAKIFDSPYHPEGEVSFRITEEGLVD
- a CDS encoding DUF2153 family protein, which codes for MSHKSPTSEAVLEYLESMMERLEQWIREQERQVKELESHGEAMKTADRLELLYSAQAMLGYIARVLKDFESWLSNPVVTSVMPEDMLRRLENMLREVAIRFVQVDIAHTSEYKELLSKFAKEGKVPSVLLLYIQQKPQIPQRRRSEEGETPRFF
- a CDS encoding class I SAM-dependent methyltransferase → MSLKRRLQNVIPPELLDKTPTSFEIIGSRGGAVAIVEIPPELEVYKYQIAKAITETNKHVKAVLRKIGSRTGEYRLYNFEVLIEGPTEVIHKEHGYYIKVDPTKVFFSSRDQTDRLDIASRVGNGERVLYLFAGVAPYAVAIAKFAKPKIIVAVELNPWGFKYMLENFRINKIKNAVAIHGDVATVAPLFRKKFDRVIMTLPLGAYKYLPLALDCIDRGGVVHFYHTGREEEPFREAEEIVKNICPTCQIVGRRVVRDYAPGVYKVRVDIYKP